Below is a genomic region from Brassica rapa cultivar Chiifu-401-42 chromosome A08, CAAS_Brap_v3.01, whole genome shotgun sequence.
CTAACACTTTTTTTCTGCTAATATCATTTGTTGAAAATGGTTTTTGTTGGATCCTACACGACCATATCCTTGTGTTGCGTCTTGGAGACACCACAGATTTGGAACTGAACTGAACTGAACAAGGATTTCTCTTTTGATTCTGAGACTTTTCAGTCCTGTAAACATGTCTGGGCACCATGGTGAAGAAGCTGAAGATGAACATATGGAGGATGATGATACTTTGGGAGCAGATTTTGAGAATCTTATGTGTTCTGCTGATACAATTGCTTCTCATGCTCCTAACAGAAAGGACATTCAGGGAATCTCATGGGATAAACTTAGTCTCACCAGAGAAGAATACAGAAAAAGTAGGCTACAATCCTATAGAAACTATGAAAACATACCAAACTCAGGCGAGGCATCTGGGAAGGTCTGAAGAGTTACACATCATGTTTATCCATTGGTACACATACAAAACTTCTCCTTTGTATTCTCACTCTGATTCTGCACATTTGGAAAACCAGGACTGTCTAGATTCAGAGAAAGGAAGCTCTTTCTATATGTTCAAGAAGAATTTTAGATCTGTAACACCTACTATTCTCCATTTTCAGGTTTGTCAAATGTTACTTCTGCATCTATTCTCCATCTCTGAATATAAAAGATTGGttgaatgttttgttttttacttttCCTTTTTGCAGCTGAGGGAGTTGGTGTGGGCTACATCTAACCATGATGTTTACCTGATGTGCAACAACTCTATTACTCATTGGTCTACTTTAACAAGTAGTAGGGATGAGGTTCTTGATCTTGCTGGTCTAGTAACCCCATCTGAGGTGTGAGCTTTACTCATTTTCAGTTTCTACTAACTTGtgtctctcttttctttcttctttcttgattTCTCAAAAGcctatttttctttatataactTTTGTTCAGGAACATCCTGGAAGTTTGTTAGAAGGATTTTCAAAGACACAAGTCAGCAGTCTGGCAGTAAAAGATGGGATGGTTGTTGCTGGTGGGTTTTCTGGTGAACTCATTTGCAAGGTTAGTTTGATCTGTTTCATGCTTAGAAGCTGCTTTGAAATCATGTACTCATGTTTACTTCTTTGTCTGAATCCAGCATCTTGATAGACCTGGTGTGAGCTTCTGCTACCGCTTAACTAGTGAAGAAAACGCCATAACTAATTCTGTTAATATACACAGGAACTCCAGGTATCACTTCTCCTTGCTATATTGAATGTTTGGACCTTCTCAGTTTAGTAATGGACTCTAAACAAAAAAGAACTTCTTAATGAACTTTTGTATATAGTGGTGCACTTCATTTCATGGCTTCAAGTAATGACGGTGGAGTCAGAAACTTTGATATGGAAACTTATCAGCTTGTCCAGCACTTCCATTATCCCTGGCCAGTGAATGTGAGTTTACTTCTCCTTTACCTTCTCACCATTTGATTGTGTTTTTTTGTGGTTTAATATGAAATTATGGCAGCATTCTTCGGTTAGTCCTGATGGGAAACTAGTAACAATCCTTGGAGATGACCCAGATGGTTTGTTGGTGGACTCCAACAACGGGGAGGTAGGTACTTCAACTTTTTTTGCAGCTACTTACTTTGTCTGAAGCATCAATGGAGTCTCATACTCTGTGTCTTTGAGTTTTCTAGACGGTGGGGAGGTTATATGGTCACTTGGACTATTCATTTGCATCAGCTTGGCATCCTGATGGAATGACCTTTGCCACGGGGAACCAGGACAAGACCTGCCGTGTGTGGGACGTAAGGAATCTGTCTAAATCTGTGGCAGTATTAAAGGGAAACCTCGGAGCCATCCGTTCTATCAAGTTCACTTCCGATGGTCAGTACATGGCCATGGCTGAGGCGGCAGACTTTGTCCACATTTACAACACCAAAACAGGATACATGAAAGAGCAAGAGATTGATTTCTTTGGGGAGATATCAGGAATCTCCTTCAGTCCTGACACTGAGTCTCTCTTCATTGGCGTATATGATAGATCATATGGTAGTCTTATGGAGTTTGCTCGAGAAAGGGTACACAATACGTTTCAGTTTCATATAAGCATCATACAACTTGGTGCATATGGCATGTCTTGTGTTTAAAAcgttgattcttcttcttcttctccaggTTTCTGGAATTGCATTGTGATCTCAGAGTTCTTGGAACATCTTCAATAGAGAGTTCTTGGAACATCTTCAATAGATTCTGCCTTGAAGGTTCTATATATGGTAGATTATAGAATCGTCGTTCCAAATAACAGATTACTCATTTCCAGTTCATGACATGTCGATTCTGTTAATGCAGTGTGCTAAAAACTGTTCTGAGTTGATTGTATTATATCGTATTAGTATTCCAACAAAGTAAATGAAGAAGTGAGACTTGTGTTTTAATTCTATAAACCAAACTTATAGCCGAAATGTCACGTTGGTAGAGCAATAAAATAAGACTCCGGCATCAACTGAGACAAAATAACCGTTAGCTGCAATATTTACTGTATTATAATGAAGCATGACGTGGTCTTACATGCTCCTTCTTGATGGTTCTAGTGGTTTATGTGCACTCGTTCAGCaggtggttcttcttctttgagCTTGTTCAGCGTCACATTATCTCGATTACTGAACTTTTGAATAGTTAGGTTTAGGGGGCTTTGAGATAAAGTTTTTTGGATTTCTCACTTAAAATTTATTACCTTTAAATTAGAGTGATccaaatgttttatattttattcatgttCCTTTGAAACTTCCGATAGAGAGTTCGGAACTTCTCCAACGGAAAGTTTTAATAGTTTCTAATGATTttagaaaaagaataaaaatataaaattaggaGAGAGAATAcccataaatttttaattaagtcgacgtcaattttttttttttaattaagtctctgtatgatattttataaaaactcaTTTCTCCATGTGTTAGTATCTAATTAGTTGAactatttcattttaattaaaatttaattatttacttataatattttaaagtaaTAATAGTTTGGTGTTAGTAACCTCTTTTTAAGAATCCATTCGTTAATGTTGCTCTTATATTCACACAAGGTTTACCTAATAAGGCTTATGATCCATTAACTTTTACATAATCTCAATAAATTCAATCTCTTTGTTCATCGGTTCTTCGTATTTGAATAAATGGTTTCTACAACGGAGGGATGGTAAAAGCTGGTTTGTTTTCAAAAATCTTTTCTCAAGATTTAGGAGCTTAAAACATTACAAGTACAATCTTAACTTAGCTTTTGTCTAAACAAAGCTTCTagcaaaaaaacaatttaataatatttttccttTATATAGTATTCTAGTTCTTATAAATTTGcattattttatatgtatatcaaATTAGATTTAACTATTAGCTCAAGCGGTAAAGTATTGGTAGTTAGACTAGGGATTGCATCCCTCCGATCTTAGTAGACATGAGTCTAGTTTTCACCGACTTAAATCGCTTTATTTTGGTAGTTAGGCTTTTTTCTTACCTTCTTGTTTTGTTCGGGAATAACTTGAACCGAAATTTTGttgatattaatataaataacacGAATTAAGAATCTATGAAGTGACATTATACTAAACGCTTTCTCCATCAAAATCATAATTTCGGAAGCATTGATGATTTTGTAAAGCATCAAAGAaattttccgtttttttttttgtttttttctaaatgAACACAACAATAAAGTTAATCACATTGCGGATTTCTTGTCGGTAGGTTATTAAAatacatgtatgtatatatatatattatatatgtatgtaatTACATGGTTCTAAAATTTACGGGAAACCCAACCGAAAGTTTCATAAGTAAAAAATTTTCGGTTGGGTTTCCCGTAAAACTCAAAACCCTGCAATTAAATACacctatataatatatacatataaatacatatattttaagaGCCTACAAGCAAGAAACTCCTAAGATCACCCGCAACGGTATAGTTTGAGGGTCCTTAACACATAATCCTAGACTAAttggaataaaataatattaacaaaGCTCAGTTTGGTAAGGAGCAGTCCTAATCAAGAGGTTTTAAGGAGCAAATCCTTAGTGACGTGGCAAGATCTTTTCCGATCATCACCGGAGCTAACGTCTTCCGATCACTTATAGAAACCACttttaaaactcattaaaagATTAGAATTGCTATAgaaacttgaatttttttttttttaaaaaataacttatagaaaccacttttaaaattgattaaaagATTAGAATTGCTATAGAaacttgaaaagaaaaaaaaacttatagaaaccacttttaaaactcattaaaagattaaaattgctatagaaacttgaaaaaaaaaataacttatagaaaccacttttaaaattgattaaaaaattagaattgctatagaaacttgaaaaaaaattaaaaaaaataacttatagaAACCACttttaaaactcattaaaagATTAGAATTGCTATAGAaacttgaaaaaaataataaaaaaataacttatagaaaccacttttaaaactaattaaaagaTTAGAATTGCtatagaaaattgaaaaaaaaattaaaaaaataacttatagaaaccacttttaaaatttctattaaatcatgttataaataaaaaaaaattaatttcacttttttaaaaaaatataattttcttattaataaaGATTCCAAAAGTAAGACCCACTATTGGACTTATATATTGGATTAGGATccttaactattaaaaaaaaatagtaaagtAAGCTTAAGGACTTCATGGTAAGCCTCATCATTGCGGATGCTCTAATAAAGTTGCTGGgcattctaaatttttaataaacatgTCATGTCATCCTAGTTGGTATTAAGTTTTGgattaatcaaaaatatgaaactgaACCAAAAATCATTATAGTAAACATGCGTATAAACATCATTTGTTTCATTATTTATCTATGTTTACGTTTGTGTTtgcattaaaattattaaaatatggaAATACAAACATAAGCACACAACATTTTTTTAATGGTGCTATAGTAAAATTGTCTTCACAGTCATTTTTTGGAAAACAAATCATAGTAATTATGATATGAACAAGTTATGATTTGCTTAAGAACTACGGAAAAGACCATCATTTTCCGTGCCATTTTATTCCGATCATCTCAAACTTGATCCACACTCTTGTGCAAATTTTCGGAACATTTTGTTATCTCTTGtgatattttatgattttattggttgtcaatatatatatcgAAAGAAGAAAATAATCTTAAAGGACAGACAAAGACTGGTTTGTCAATAACCATATCTACTAGTATTTGTAGATACCAAAGGTAAAACGCAACTGCTAgtcttttattcttttcttttgtcaGCCAACTACTAGTCCCTTTAGATTTAGAGACAGCGACGTATCTTCATTAtgaatactttttaattttttgtcaacctTCATGATGAATActttaaaatgttgtttgcttAAGGTAAACATATCTGTTGCACGCTATAACCCATATGTAACCATTTACCAAATTAGCTAATTCTTCGAGATGTAGACTGAAGTAGCTGAACATTACAAAATGAACGGTGGAAAATCTCAGCTCTCAACAGTTTGattcatttaatttattctCCTACTTGATTCACACTTTACAAATTTCATTGGTACATTTAAGACTTTTTCATAAGGTTTTCTTGCTTGTAgtataaaaagttttaaaaaatgttatagaAATGTCATAAAAGACCAATAATTACAAATTTAACTCCCGCAAGATTATAATTTGCATAAAtgtataaatcatatattaggTCTTACAAAGGTTAATAAAAGTTtagtttagaatattttttttttttttgaaaagagcTTTCTTAGAATAGTTCTTGCGTATGTATAAACTTTATGGAATCATTTTATAAACCTAAAAtttgtgatattttaaaattcataggTTTAGTGGTAatttttggaaaaacaaaacaaaataatggtAATGTTTGGAATTGACCATATAggtatatctatatttttagtGACGTGTATTGGATTAAAGTAAAAACGAATGGAAGCCTATGGTTGCGTAATGTTGCTGGccgagtatatatatatagagacgTTACGTTTGTTTCTCATGCATTTTCATTAAGACCAAATAGAGATTCCTCCTTCCTACTTAATAGTGGTTATTAACGTCAACAACAAAAATTTCTTAGCCATTTCACCATTAACTATGGATAATTCCATGAGCCTCGAGTCATTGCTCTCCATGCAAGGCGGAGACGGTGACGTCAGCTTCGACAAAAACAGCTTCGGTGCGGCCGCAGCGATAGCCTCGAGCGAACAAATGCTGACGTCAGCCATCCACTCCATGGAGCTCACCCAAGGAGTTCACATACAGATTGCCAATTTAGGCATCGGAGACGGAGGCCACACGTTTTCCATGGTGGACACGGTAGTTGAGGTGTTACGGCGGAAGCTGGCCGTGATTAACGGCGGAACCGAGCCAGAGTTTGAAGTCTACTTCTCCGACCTGCGCCTTTCGAATAGATTCTTCTCGTCGTTTCGACCGTTGGAAGACAGAGTTAACGACTGGGGGAAGAAGTACTACACCTATGGCACTTCCCTCCCGTTCTATATGAGGCTGTTTCCAAAAGGAGAGCTCCATGTTGTTGTGACCACGAGTGCCTTACAATGGCTCTCTCTGGTATATATATCTTTTGATTTAGTTTACTTTACTCTGAATAAAAAAACACATAGTATTTGAGtatctatatctatatatatatatatatatatatatatatatatgtaattaaaaATGCTAATAAAACGAAGCTTCTGAttgattatttattataaatgaaaacaTCTAGTTGAAacttaatataatataaaatccaTTAAATGTTAAtgaacaatttataaaaaacaacAATTTATAAAGTCAGATCATTCCCAACCAAAAAGTGTATCATTATTTGATTTTGGATATGATAGATACCGAGAAAGGTGATGGAGAAAGGATCGAAAACATGGAATAAGGGAAGGGCGTGGATTCAAGGAGCAGAGCGAGAAGTTGTGGAGGCATACGCGGAGCAGTCACACAAAGACTTAGTCGAGTTCTTGAAATGTCGGAAAGAAGAAATTGTGGTAGGAGGAATGTTGTTTATGTTAATGGCTGGTCGACCTTCTGGCTTAGAGAGTCAAGTCAGTGATGACTCCCGTCTCAAGCTTATTTTCACAACTTTGATGGATCAAGCATGGCAAGATCTAGTAGATGAGGTAATAAGTGCACATCCTGGGGTCATAAACCTTTTTAATGCTCTATATTATACTcgcttttttttatgttttggttaaaattataaaaattaagaattttttttttcaaaaaataattattaataatataaattttaagtgATTTAATCAATTATAAAGAATGCAATAAAATATTGTGTCAACTAATTTTCAATAAAGtccaaattattttaaaacatcaaatttgAAACAACAAATCTCTTCTATGGAAAACATATATGTATCAAGTTGACAAATCATTTTATCATCTTTTTGGTGAGTTTGTAAAAGGGTTCAATAGAAGAGGATAGACGGGATGCTTTCAACATTCCGTTGTACCTTAGAAACACTGAGGAAGTCACGGCTGCGATAGAAAGTTGTGGTGGTTTCAAGATAGAGAAGATGGAGTTACTGAAAATAGCTGACCCTATGAATGCTAGACAACAAGAGTTTATTAAAGATCCGGATTCTTACGGTCGAGCCATGGCTAATTTGGTGCAAGCTGCTCAAATAAAGCGAAAGGTTGAGGCCTATCTCGGTCCTGACCTGACCAACACGTTTTACGAACGGTATGCAGTTCGAGCTGCTAACAACAAAGAATTTCTCACGAAGAATTCTTTCTATTCTATGATCGCTGTTTCAGCGATTCGGGTTTGGTATTAATACACATATGCTTATGTCTACAACATCGTTTGACGGATGCTAGCTGAAATAAGTGATTAGTAGACTGAAACCATATTGTATTTCAGATATATTATAGTGTTGTCCTTTACTTTATCACTCTACACTATGCATTGATGCAAACAGCGGGATATGTAATGTAATAAATCGGCAAACCCTCACACTAATTCTAATAATAATCCAACTATCCAATAGTTTCTAATAATAATCGAAACCTGTATAGGCCATATTTTTTGTGTTCGT
It encodes:
- the LOC103834841 gene encoding gibberellic acid methyltransferase 1, translating into MDNSMSLESLLSMQGGDGDVSFDKNSFGAAAAIASSEQMLTSAIHSMELTQGVHIQIANLGIGDGGHTFSMVDTVVEVLRRKLAVINGGTEPEFEVYFSDLRLSNRFFSSFRPLEDRVNDWGKKYYTYGTSLPFYMRLFPKGELHVVVTTSALQWLSLIPRKVMEKGSKTWNKGRAWIQGAEREVVEAYAEQSHKDLVEFLKCRKEEIVVGGMLFMLMAGRPSGLESQVSDDSRLKLIFTTLMDQAWQDLVDEGSIEEDRRDAFNIPLYLRNTEEVTAAIESCGGFKIEKMELLKIADPMNARQQEFIKDPDSYGRAMANLVQAAQIKRKVEAYLGPDLTNTFYERYAVRAANNKEFLTKNSFYSMIAVSAIRVWY
- the LOC103834840 gene encoding uncharacterized WD repeat-containing protein C2A9.03 — protein: MSGHHGEEAEDEHMEDDDTLGADFENLMCSADTIASHAPNRKDIQGISWDKLSLTREEYRKSRLQSYRNYENIPNSGEASGKDCLDSEKGSSFYMFKKNFRSVTPTILHFQLRELVWATSNHDVYLMCNNSITHWSTLTSSRDEVLDLAGLVTPSEEHPGSLLEGFSKTQVSSLAVKDGMVVAGGFSGELICKHLDRPGVSFCYRLTSEENAITNSVNIHRNSSGALHFMASSNDGGVRNFDMETYQLVQHFHYPWPVNHSSVSPDGKLVTILGDDPDGLLVDSNNGETVGRLYGHLDYSFASAWHPDGMTFATGNQDKTCRVWDVRNLSKSVAVLKGNLGAIRSIKFTSDGQYMAMAEAADFVHIYNTKTGYMKEQEIDFFGEISGISFSPDTESLFIGVYDRSYGSLMEFARERVSGIAL